In Urocitellus parryii isolate mUroPar1 unplaced genomic scaffold, mUroPar1.hap1 Scaffold_216, whole genome shotgun sequence, one DNA window encodes the following:
- the LOC144251790 gene encoding adhesion G-protein coupled receptor V1-like — protein MILDDDIPEGDEKFQLILTNPSPGLELGQQTIAVITILANDDGPGVLSFNNSEHFFLREPAALYVQESVAVLYFVREPARGLFGTVTVQFIVMEVNSSTESKDLTPSKGYIVLEEGVRLKALHISAVLDTEPEMDEHFVCTLFNPTGGARLGAQVQTLITVLQNQAPLGLFSISAIENRATSIDIEETNRMVYLNVSCTNGIDLAVSVQWETISETALGMRVMDVVFSIFQSFFGQASFWLVFLYFGRFSIWYNVKKIIMYYLPMARDFYSSKGFNDTKS, from the exons atgATTCTTGATGATGACATTCCAGAAGGAGATGAAAAATTTCAGCTCATTTTAACAAATCCTTCTCCTGGACTGGAACTGGGGCAACAGACAATAG CTGTAattaccatccttgctaatgaTGATGGCCCTGGAGTTCTATCATTTAACAACAGTGAGCACTTTTTCCTGAGAGAGCCAGCAGCTCTCTATGTTCAGGAAAGCGTTGCGGTCTTGTACTTTGTTCGGGAACCTGCACGAGGACTGTTTGGAACTGTGACAGTTCAGTTCATTGTCATGGAAGTGAATTCTTCAACAGAATCCAAGGACCTGACTCCTTCCAAAGGCTATATTGTATTAGAAGAAGGTGTTCGACTCAAG gcCCTGCACATTTCTGCTGTATTAGACACAGAACCAGAAATGGATGAGCATTTTGTTTGCACCTTGTTTAATCCGACGGGAGGTGCTAGACTAGGGGCTCAGGTTCAAACCTTGATAACAGTATTACAAAATCAGGCCCCTTTGGGGCTGTTCAGTATTTCTGCTATTGAAAAtag AGCCACTTCTATAGATATTGAAGAAACCAACAGAATGGTATACTTAAATGTGTCGTGTACTAATGGCATTGATTTAGCTGTGAGTGTGCAGTGGGAGACGATATCTGAAACAGCCCTTGGCatga gGGTAATGGATGTTgtcttttccatatttcaaagtttttttggaCAAGCCAGTTTCTGGCTGGTGTTTCTTTACTTTGGAAGATTCAGTATATGGTATAATGTTAAGAAAATCATCATGTACTATTTACCGATGGCAAGGGATTTTTATTCCAGTAAAG gATTTAATGATACAAAATCCTAA